The genomic interval cacatttgttcaccataattgaaCGGTGTGTtacgcgaaagaattatgtcaaggtcaaactgtgagttcaaaggtcaaaaatggccatacatgatcttgtccggtccataactttgtcattcattgtgagattttaaaattactcattacatttgttcacaatcattggacaatgtgtcatgcaaaagaattacgtcgatatctccaaggtcaaggtcacactttgagttcaaaggtcataaatgagcttgtccggaccataactatgtcgttaattgtgagattttaaaatctttcggcacatttgttcaccatcattgaacagtgtgttgCGCAacagaataacgtcgatatctcaaaggtcaaggtcacacttttaattcaaaggtcaaatatggcaaTAAaggatcttgtccgggccatttaaatatgtcattcattatgagattttcaaatgactctgtacatttattttgtttagtcATTGGATGgcatgtcatgtgaaagaattcaagagttcaaaggtcaaaatggctataaatgataatggcataataattctaaaaaatcgCCATCAATAAGAtgctcttgttttgtgaagacagcaatCAGGACATATAGCatgtgtaaaaatgtttttgcttGGTACATGAGTATTTCAGTTATTGTAAGGACATGAACTCTCTTTTCAAATCCATCTACTCATATAGTGGCCATTTGTATTTGTCCTTTCAAAACTAAATGCAGTAAACTATTAGCTAAATGTATTCACATATCACATGTGTAATTAAAGCTCTTTGGAACAGTGCTAGTTGGTGGTAGGGCATATATGTGTCATTCGACATTTCATGCTTAGTTTTATGCTATTAAAGCTTGTTTTGTTCTTGTTGATTTGGGCAGAGAAAATACTCAGTAGAAATAAGATTAAAACTGACTTAGATATTCTTTTTTTTGCCCACTCTCTTGGCTTTTATTGAAGTTTTTGAAACTGTGTcaacttattattaaaaacaagGTACGTCATGGGTAAAAATATTACGTTATAACTaattgggtcattaggtcaatgTCGCAATTTGTATGTCGCACATTGTATGTCAAAATTGAAGCCCATAACTCTGTTAGGCCTATAGTGAGACGAAACGGCAGTAGATCATATATCGACATTTAAAATCCACGGTGATCATATACATATATGCAGAGTTTCACAGTAATCCATTAATTGAAAGCAAGAGATGTGGATTGTGTTTTTGCAAACACTAAGAAGTTAGTGACTAAACTTTAAGACTGTACAGAAATGTTGATGTTCTAATAACTTTGACTTTGGAGTAAGTGACCAAAGTTGTGTCATATAAAACTACAAATTCTACAATCCATGATGATTATACCTGCCAAGTGTATACAAATAGTTTCAATGTGTCTTACATTTGGATCTGCTTTTAACCAGTGAAGTttgatttctatatgtatatgtatttccTCATGTTGTATATTGTTGTCCGTCTGTGTCTCTGCCCGCCTCTTAAGCCTCAACCCCTTCAAGTGTCAGGATAATTCAACACAGCGAAACGATATGCAGATTTAGTCTGATAATCACGGTCACACTTGAAACCATATACTTTTAATATGTTATGCAAAATTATTGTCTTAAAAAGTATAAATCTTTACTTTGTCATATGCGTCTAAGCAGtgtttaattattacaaaatgtaaaaGGATAATGTTGAATCGTTATATCCTGAATTGCATTTAATGACATGGTTAAAACTTACATTTTGTAAAAGCCGCAGGACAATCATAGAATAAGCATAGGAATCTTGTGATTTCACGtcatatattaatacatgtaaataccatgAGCGGACGTTGAACACAATTTCACAAACAAGATAATCGGATCATAAAATTTTCCCCGGATACGTctcaaataacaataaataataataatttgaaacaaaTCAAGCATTCTATTTTTGAAGATATGTTTTCTTTCGTTCAAGTCATCGAAACACATGTCCTCCTCGATTGGTTTCCTATTTCACACACTCACGTGAAATAAGTAAGCAGCCTTCCGGCGGATTTGTTACTGCATATTGAACATTCTTAACACTTGTCTGCGAAGATGACGATATAGAGCTAAGGCCTCATCTGATGTATTTGGGTAGGAAAGTGAGTCATCTGCCATGACACCGATTAATATATCATACAGATCTGGGTCACAGCAAACTGGCGTACGAAATGTCACTTGTGTCCGGGCAACATTTATGTCATCCTGGTGAACATCACATATGAAGTTGCGGCTACCCCACAGTTCCGGATAATTGAACATTCTGTAAGGCTGGCCATTTGGTGCATTCGAGTTCCGTGACTGTCTGATAGAGTGGTTGTTCCACATTGACACTGCCAAATCCAGCTCTGTCTATAAAAAATAGTCGATAAGAGTTGATAATTCttagtgtaaacctatttatttaaggtCGATTGCATAGAACGCCGCAGGCTTATTGAGACACtatcgagtccatttcctgggatgaaccagtacttgttatcaatggaggagataatgagaacgctcccaagtggggatcgaaccaacTAACTCCCAATCGCTAGGGCTCGACATCAACTTAACCACCGCGACTTTGATAAATCTTGCTTCATAATAAGATATGTGAATGTCTGTTCTAAAAAAATTACTTATAAATTATTGCCAAAAAACGGGTCTACAATATTATCTAACAATTAAATTGAGCAAGAGTTTGATATGAATAACACCAGGGGTGGTATTctagaagcatcttaagttaaattttatttttatccttaaattgggaatttttcttcagtgtttcatttcatactgcaatagtgaggcatcgaaaattacatcaaaataacatcattatgtcagtgttatttgaggaataccaaaacaacatgcatgtctttatttagtaaagaaatacaaaacattgtaattttgaaattaagtgaacatatttaagaaataatttaagatGTTTCTGGTTATGACATCAGATATTTTTTCTCAGCGGCGTGTTACTACGCATTTAGATTATGTTGTAAAATGCTATCTACCGTAAAAAAGGTAAGTAAATATCTACCTGTATCAATGCCTTAAAACAGAACCTTATTATGTTCTTGTCTATGTCACTGGCATAGAACTCGCCGTTTTCCTGAAGATTCTTGAAAATATCCATCCAGTGTTGGATATGCTGCCGTCGCAAATAACTCCACCAACCTTCGATTCTTTGGTTTTGTGTACTTGCACCTTCAAGGTATGATGTGTCATGGTCACTATGTCTCTTGAACCAGTTTTGCATgtcctttatcaaaacattttctgTACCAAAATCGCCTCTTACCATGTACGCAGTTCCACCAATTATCTCCAAGGCCTTCAGAAAGTAACCTCCAATCACTTTGGGATCGTTGTTTGTGGTATAAACGTTTAACCACACCATCTTTCTGCTGAATTCACAGATGCAGCCGTGTATACAAAGTCCATAAGGCTTCAATTTGTCATAGCCGTCAATATGCCAAATGAAGTTTGGCCCAGCATCGAAGTATGACCGTCTGGCAAATCTGTGCGCAGTTCTTAGTCTGACACCTGAACATATATAAAGTTatcatcagtgatttttttaaatattgtgcacACAAATGGTACTACTGGCATCAGTTTCTGAGAATAAgacttcaaacaaatatttgtttgtataaaagTTCCTAACTAATAAGGGACCTCTTGTTATGAAGCTTTTCACATTTATGTTTCTGCCACTTTTAAATAGATGGGAACATTGAACTTACAAAAAAGGAACATGTTCGGTTGTTCTCTGCACAAAAAATATTAATAGGGCGATGATGTTTACAAATtacgaaagtttcatgaaaaacggtaaaatGTTCGAAATGCGACACATGTGTGCACACCCACTtagacacattttgtttcataatttaataattacagagaagttgagcaaattttaccttgttttatcatccatagacactttattaatcaaagtacaCACCatccataattgcatgtaactgcatatatgtaaatgttgccggcctagctacgcgcaatttgcgtactttgggttcgacgacaaactatcgaatcaatcgaggtttaaagttttaatagatcgataaaggtatctgaaatagaaacaattaatacatgcaattaggtatataatcaagataatatatgtatgcattcaaatgaaatacacattaataatgactagcTTGCATGGCGGTGTGAATATATCtcgcaataagttattttaataaataactaataaacacaaccgtaaccgtcagatgtcttaaataacaatacaaacaattgacagataatataaacaaaagattcaaataagttacctgcaggaatataaaatgtcctacacaaataatataatgtttcaatcaaagattgaatggctgtctgaagcaaccttcagcaaacaactgaataaaggagggaaagtgtatgattggttgttacgtgcacgtgctaaattaggttaaattcaactatatgttaactataaaataactaagaCTACAGACTTTATATCAGAGCTACCTAAAACTACTCGACATGAATAACAAATAACTTACTAACGAATAATATGAATTTATACCCTGTGACATATTCCCCCTGCTTTAGAAATGTCGTCCCgacattaatttatatatgttCTATAAATTTATAGAACTCGCGGTGATAAAACATATACGTTCATCACGTTACTACTTCCAATGTTTGCAATAACACAAACACATGGTATCAATCAtaagttttattataaaacattcaagtacaataACTTGCACATTTTTGTTCGTAATAACACAAACAAATGGTACGTATCCATcataaattttattatacaaacatttaagtacaatatatggcaatttttataaagacacatatttacatcattttttaaaaataactattaCTTATGCCACACTTCTGTCTATTAGCAAACACTTCACATTATCACATCACTGTTAGT from Dreissena polymorpha isolate Duluth1 chromosome 1, UMN_Dpol_1.0, whole genome shotgun sequence carries:
- the LOC127878967 gene encoding uncharacterized protein LOC127878967, whose translation is MVWLNVYTTNNDPKVIGGYFLKALEIIGGTAYMVRGDFGTENVLIKDMQNWFKRHSDHDTSYLEGASTQNQRIEGWWSYLRRQHIQHWMDIFKNLQENGEFYASDIDKNIIRFCFKALIQTELDLAVSMWNNHSIRQSRNSNAPNGQPYRMFNYPELWGSRNFICDVHQDDINVARTQVTFRTPVCCDPDLYDILIGVMADDSLSYPNTSDEALALYRHLRRQVLRMFNMQ